In Chengkuizengella sp. SCS-71B, the sequence TCTTCAGCAGCATATAATTTAGCAGTAGCACCACCATAAGGACTGATAGATACACCTTGACCTTGAACCACATTTACTATTCCTTTTATCGATCTATTATCCGTTTTCGCAATCACCGTTGCTTTTTCTTTTGCATTTGCCATGGCTTTTTCGATCGCTTGCAATTCATATTCATCTGATTTTTCTGTTCCGAACTGAATATTATCCACACGGTTTACACCAGCTTTAGTCAAATCATCTACTAACTTTCCTATCTCATCAATCTCTCTATATGTGATTTGTACACTATGGGTCGTTTTATAACCTAATAGTTTTGGAGCTTCATCCTGCATATACTGATATTCAGGATATACATTAAAACTTGTTGTTTTTACATCTTTTTTATCAAATTTATAAGTGTCATATAACATCTTGTCAACAGTTTCCATACTTTTAGCATTTGCATCTTGTGATTTTTTAGCTGTATCTGCTTTAGTTTCAACTGTAACATGAACATAAGCTACGTCAGGCTCTACCATAATTTCTCCGTTGCCTGTCACCGTAATTGTATTATTCTTTTGTCCTTCCTGTGCCAATACATTCCCTTTTACATCTGAGTTTTGTAAAAAACCAATCCAAGCTGCTGCAGCTAACAATACACTTAATAAAGTAATTGAAATTGTTTTTTTTGTGATTTGCATCATTATTCTCTCCTTCTTTAGATATAAACTTTTATCTTATTTTTTAAAATTATGCTACAAAATTCATGTTGTACACTAACATTCGTAATTTGCAAAATAACATCTCCTTCTTTTTAAGGCTCTCAAACAAATAGACGATTTGTGGAAATAAAAGGTTGCAGTTTTTCATAAAATAAAATTAAAAACAATATCTAATATGTATAAAGAAAATAAAGAACCAGCATTCAAGCTTCCTAAGAAGTTAAATACTGGCTAGCATTGTTTATAATTTATTACTGAGTTTCTAATTCTTCCTTACTGCATAAATCAACTAGAGCGTTTACAGCTAGTTCTGCATCAGAACCTTCAGCACTAATATTAATTTCCGTACCTGAACTAATAGCTAAACTCATAATTCCCATAATACTTTTTGCATTTACTTTTTTATCATCTTTTTCTACAAAGATTTCTGAAGAAAACTTATTAGCTTCTTGTACAAACAATGCGGCTGGTCTTGCATGAAGTCCTGTTTTCAATTTTACAACGACTGGGTGATTTACCATTAACTTCAATACCCCCCTATACTACTTCTATAAATATTTATATTATACCATTATTAATGTTTTAATTCTATAAAGAAAAACCTTATTGAATGCCTCTGAGAGGTAATCTATTACTTGATCAATTTCGAATCTGATCTGCTATCTTATCAATTTTCCTTAACCGATGATTCACTCCTGATTTACTCACTTTATCTTTTAATAGCTCACCTAACTCTGTTAAGTTTAAATCTGGATGTTGTAATCTCAGTTCAGCTACTTCCCTCAATTTATCTGGTAAATGATCGAGACCCATTGTATCTTGAATTAACTTGATATTATCTATTTGTCTCATCGCAGCGCCAATTGTTTTATTAAGATTAGCTGTCTCACAGTTCACCAACCTGTTCACTGAATTCCGCATATCTCTCATAATCCGAACATCTTCAAATTTGAGCAAAGCTTGATGAGCTCCGATTATATTTAACAAATGAATGATCTTCTCCCCTTCTTTGATGTAAAAAATAAAGCCTTTTTTCCTTTCAATACATCTAGCGTTTAAATCAAATTCATTCGCTAGATCACAAAGTGCATTACAATGGTCCTCATACATCGAAGCAATTTCTAAATGATACGAAGAACCTTCTGGATTATTAACTGACCCTGCTGCAAGGAAAGCACCTCTTAAGTATGCTCTTTTACAGCATGTATCTTGAATGATTTTTTGATCAATGTTCGTTTTAAATATAAAGCCTTCTGAGACAATTCTCAACTCAGACAATAATGGCTGGACTTGATCAGGTATTCTAACAATATATACATTATTTTTCTTCAACCGCATTTTTTTTTGAACTAAAATTTCAGTATGAATGTTAAATTGTTTTTTTATTAAAGAATACATTCTCCTAGCGATAGCTGCATTCTCAGTTAAAATATCCAAAACCACTCTCTGATTGGTTATTTTAATCGTTCCATTCATACGAATTAATGCGGAAAGCTCAGCCATCGCACAGCAGCGATCCACTTCAATCATCGTTAGTTCTTTTTTCGTTTGTGCCGCAAAGGACAAACGAATCACCTCTTCCTTAACATCCCACGTTCAACTAATTGATAAATATGCATGCTCAGTTTTTCAGCATTATGCCTTAAATAAGTTCGATATAATACCAAGTCGTCAGATATGACTTCAAAACCATTTTTTAAAATCTCATCTATATCTACTTTTACTGGTATGGCTCCTTTTTCTGCATACTTTTGTTGAACATGTGATGGAATATCTTCATTGTTTACAATGACATAATCAAAAATATGATGTCCGATATGTTGATAAATCGCTTGTAAATGGTCATTCACGGTATAATTATCTGTTTCTCCTGGTTGCGTCATTACATTGCTGACATATATTTTAACAGCAGAAGATTGATCAATCGTATCCGCTATTTGCGGAACTAATAAATTAGGAATGATGCTAGTATATAAGCTTCCTGGTCCAATCAAAATGGCATCTGCTTCCTTAATCGCTTCTATTGCTTCCAATAAAGGTGTAACTTCATTTTTTTCAATAAAAACCTTCTTTATCTTTTTACCCATTTTTGGGATTTGAGATTCCCCTACAATAATACTACCGTCTTCCATCTCAGCTTTTAAAACAATAGCCTGACCTGAAGCAGGTAAAACTCTACCTCTAACAGCTAATACCCTACTTAATTCTTTTATTCCCGTAACAAAGTCACCTGTAATATCTGTCATCGCTGCAAGAATTAAATTACCCACACTATGACCAGCAAGTCCAGTCCCACTTGTAAAGCGATGAGATAAAACTTGAGATAGTATAGGTTCAGCATCTGCTAAGGCTGTTATAACATTTCTAATATCACCTGGTGGAGGAATTTGCAGCTCAGTTCTTAGAATACCTGAACTACCACCATCATCAGCTACAGTGACAATAGCTGTAATAT encodes:
- a CDS encoding HPr family phosphocarrier protein, which encodes MVNHPVVVKLKTGLHARPAALFVQEANKFSSEIFVEKDDKKVNAKSIMGIMSLAISSGTEINISAEGSDAELAVNALVDLCSKEELETQ
- a CDS encoding SIMPL domain-containing protein — protein: MQITKKTISITLLSVLLAAAAWIGFLQNSDVKGNVLAQEGQKNNTITVTGNGEIMVEPDVAYVHVTVETKADTAKKSQDANAKSMETVDKMLYDTYKFDKKDVKTTSFNVYPEYQYMQDEAPKLLGYKTTHSVQITYREIDEIGKLVDDLTKAGVNRVDNIQFGTEKSDEYELQAIEKAMANAKEKATVIAKTDNRSIKGIVNVVQGQGVSISPYGGATAKLYAAEDSVTSISTGQISITTQVTVQYDF
- a CDS encoding YvcK family protein: MDSNLELPKIVVIGGGTGLSVMLRGLKKKPLDITAIVTVADDGGSSGILRTELQIPPPGDIRNVITALADAEPILSQVLSHRFTSGTGLAGHSVGNLILAAMTDITGDFVTGIKELSRVLAVRGRVLPASGQAIVLKAEMEDGSIIVGESQIPKMGKKIKKVFIEKNEVTPLLEAIEAIKEADAILIGPGSLYTSIIPNLLVPQIADTIDQSSAVKIYVSNVMTQPGETDNYTVNDHLQAIYQHIGHHIFDYVIVNNEDIPSHVQQKYAEKGAIPVKVDIDEILKNGFEVISDDLVLYRTYLRHNAEKLSMHIYQLVERGMLRKR
- the whiA gene encoding DNA-binding protein WhiA, which produces MSFAAQTKKELTMIEVDRCCAMAELSALIRMNGTIKITNQRVVLDILTENAAIARRMYSLIKKQFNIHTEILVQKKMRLKKNNVYIVRIPDQVQPLLSELRIVSEGFIFKTNIDQKIIQDTCCKRAYLRGAFLAAGSVNNPEGSSYHLEIASMYEDHCNALCDLANEFDLNARCIERKKGFIFYIKEGEKIIHLLNIIGAHQALLKFEDVRIMRDMRNSVNRLVNCETANLNKTIGAAMRQIDNIKLIQDTMGLDHLPDKLREVAELRLQHPDLNLTELGELLKDKVSKSGVNHRLRKIDKIADQIRN